One Bacillota bacterium genomic window carries:
- a CDS encoding response regulator codes for MAKRVLIVDDTAFMRMSLRNVLEKNGYEVVDEAANGEEAVEKYLVTKPDVVTMDITMPKKDGITAIKEIMALDPNARIVVCSAMGQKPMVIEALSAGAKDFLVKPFQPERVIDALDKVAN; via the coding sequence ATGGCAAAGAGAGTGCTGATAGTTGATGATACAGCCTTTATGAGGATGAGTTTGCGCAATGTACTTGAAAAAAATGGATACGAAGTCGTTGATGAGGCAGCTAATGGGGAAGAAGCAGTTGAAAAATACCTAGTGACTAAGCCCGATGTTGTCACCATGGATATTACCATGCCCAAGAAGGATGGGATTACGGCCATCAAGGAGATTATGGCCCTTGATCCCAACGCCAGAATTGTTGTCTGCAGCGCAATGGGACAGAAGCCCATGGTGATCGAGGCGCTGAGTGCTGGGGCTAAGGATTTCTTGGTTAAGCCCTTCCAGCCTGAAAGGGTTATTGACGCGTTAGATAAGGTGGCTAACTGA
- a CDS encoding chemotaxis protein CheC, whose protein sequence is MRQKRELSPTQIDLLRELSNIGAGNAATALSTLLGDQRLEMTVPEVLVCSLAESMELIGGAESVVVGIYVLMSGDSNGRVAFIFPEKSALKMLEFLVPGKELTLDSVEVSALQEVGNIVVSSYLNALAKSTGLTLIPSVPALAVDVAGAIWSTILAEAGVVDDVPVIKTTFQLGERAFDGVLMMIPEPDYFEGIFSALLDQETST, encoded by the coding sequence TTGCGACAGAAGAGGGAGCTTAGCCCTACCCAGATCGATCTATTGCGGGAGCTCAGTAACATCGGTGCTGGAAATGCCGCTACCGCATTGTCAACGCTGCTTGGCGATCAACGGTTAGAAATGACGGTTCCTGAAGTGCTGGTGTGCTCCTTGGCGGAGAGCATGGAGCTAATTGGGGGAGCAGAGTCCGTCGTAGTTGGGATTTATGTTTTGATGTCCGGCGATTCCAATGGTCGTGTGGCCTTTATTTTTCCAGAGAAATCGGCGCTGAAGATGCTGGAGTTTTTGGTGCCGGGTAAAGAACTCACTTTGGATAGTGTGGAGGTTTCAGCACTGCAAGAGGTGGGTAATATTGTCGTAAGCTCGTACCTCAATGCCTTGGCCAAGAGTACGGGACTGACTTTGATTCCGTCGGTCCCCGCCTTGGCTGTTGACGTTGCCGGGGCAATCTGGAGCACGATTTTGGCTGAGGCCGGAGTTGTCGATGATGTACCGGTGATCAAGACCACCTTTCAGCTGGGAGAACGGGCCTTTGACGGAGTGCTGATGATGATTCCAGAACCCGACTACTTCGAAGGGATCTTCAGCGCCCTACTGGATCAGGAGACCAGTACATGA
- a CDS encoding chemotaxis protein CheD codes for MTELFVNIGELKVLRGKGKLIAIGLGSCVGVALIDAEEQVAGLAHVFLHTSNNRQSETQPGKFADTAIDALLEAVLRQGAKRERLQAKIAGGACLFPSISGATTCVGELNVQAVLKHLGKAGIVLAGKDVGGSLGRKMTVDVSDGSVFVQTIGQEPRRM; via the coding sequence ATGACGGAACTATTTGTGAATATTGGCGAGTTAAAGGTTCTTAGAGGGAAGGGAAAACTAATTGCCATTGGGCTGGGATCCTGTGTGGGGGTTGCCCTGATTGATGCGGAAGAACAGGTGGCGGGATTAGCTCACGTTTTCCTCCACACCAGTAACAATCGTCAGTCGGAAACCCAGCCGGGCAAGTTCGCGGATACAGCCATTGACGCGCTGCTGGAAGCGGTGCTAAGGCAGGGAGCCAAAAGGGAGCGGTTACAGGCGAAGATTGCCGGAGGGGCCTGTCTGTTTCCCTCAATTAGCGGGGCGACCACCTGCGTCGGCGAGCTAAATGTCCAGGCGGTGCTCAAACATCTCGGGAAGGCGGGCATTGTTCTGGCGGGTAAAGATGTTGGTGGATCCCTTGGGCGGAAAATGACCGTTGATGTCAGCGATGGTAGTGTGTTTGTCCAAACTATCGGGCAGGAACCTAGGCGGATGTAA
- a CDS encoding chemotaxis protein CheB yields MNKARSQMHGQVSSDKLQSSEARTPANIVVVIGSSTGGPKALEAVVSSIPGTIAASLLIVQHMPPGFTKSLAERLDRVSELTIKEAEEGDRLYPGVALVAPGSYHLELDSLRRVCLTQSAPVNYVRPSIDVTMESVVSHFQQNTIGVILTGMGRDGAHGMALIKRANGITIAQDQQTSTIYSMPRMVAENGDADYILPVNQIGETIGELAERLKG; encoded by the coding sequence GTGAATAAGGCCAGGTCTCAAATGCATGGACAAGTTTCTTCGGATAAACTCCAGTCAAGCGAAGCAAGAACTCCAGCTAATATTGTAGTAGTCATTGGTAGCTCTACCGGTGGTCCAAAGGCACTAGAGGCTGTAGTGTCGTCAATTCCCGGAACGATTGCAGCGTCGCTCTTGATAGTTCAACACATGCCCCCAGGATTTACCAAATCCCTGGCGGAACGATTAGATCGGGTCAGTGAGCTGACCATCAAGGAAGCTGAGGAGGGGGACAGGCTGTACCCTGGGGTGGCATTAGTCGCGCCGGGTAGTTACCATTTGGAACTGGATAGTCTCAGGCGGGTGTGTTTGACTCAGTCTGCTCCGGTGAATTACGTCAGACCCTCAATCGATGTCACCATGGAGAGCGTAGTTAGTCATTTCCAACAGAACACCATTGGCGTCATTTTGACGGGAATGGGCCGGGATGGTGCCCACGGGATGGCGCTGATCAAAAGGGCCAACGGGATAACCATAGCTCAGGATCAGCAGACATCGACTATATATAGCATGCCGCGGATGGTAGCTGAAAACGGGGATGCCGATTACATTCTCCCTGTGAATCAAATTGGAGAGACCATCGGTGAACTAGCGGAGAGGCTGAAGGGCTGA